In the genome of Kutzneria kofuensis, the window CCCGCGGACGAGGTTGGCGCTGGCCAGCCCGCGCACCGCCGCGTGCGACTCCAACCCCACCAGCACGAACAGCGCGCCGTTGAGGATGAACGTGGCCAGGCCCCAGAAACCCTGCGACAGCTGGCGGGTCTCGGCGCGGCCGATCCGCGGCCCGACCTGGCTCATGATCAGCCCGGCGGTGACGACGGCCAGCACGCCGGAGGCCTCGATCGCCTCGGCGAGCAGGAAGGCGAGGAACGGGGTGAGAATCATCGCCACGTTGGCCAGCAGCGGATCCGCCAGCCGCCTGCGCACCGGGATCATCGCGGTCGCCGTCACCACCCCGGCCGCCGCGCCGCCGAGATAGGCCAGCAGGAACAGCCCGCCGACGTGCACGGCGTCGAACTCCTCCTGGCCGACGGTGACACCGACGGCGATGGCGAAGATCACCAGCGCGGTGCCGTCGTTCACCAGGCTTTCGGCCCGCAGCACGGTGATCAACCGGCGCGGCAGCATCCGGGCCAGCACCCCGACCGCCGTCGCGTCCGTCGGCGCGACCGCCGCGCCGAGCACCCACGCGGGGCCCCAGGGCATGCCGAGCCAATGCGCCGTCGCCGCCACCGCGCCGGCTGTGACGACCACGAGCACGGTGCTCACCAGCACGATGCCGCGCAGGTTGAACCGGATCTCCCGCAGCGACGTCGTCAGGCTCTCCCAATACAGCAGCGCCGGCAGGAAGAGCAGCAACACCACTTCGGACGGCAGGTGCACGTCAAGCACCGCGGGCACGAACCCCAGCAGCGCGCCACAGGTGAGCAGCACCACCGGCGGGGCGACCCGGAAGCGTTGCGCCACCACGCCGGACACCAGCACCGCCACGCCCAGCGCCACCACGAGTTCCAGACCGAGCACGTCGACCTCCTTCGACAGCGGTAATCATGCCGCCTGTCGAGGCGTGCGCCAGCCTCGCGTGCACTGTGGATGGTTACGAACGGAGCGCGGTGCTCGCCCTCGGGGTCAGCCGCGGCGCCAACAGTCGAGTCTCGGGCTGCGCGTCCCGGCCCAGCTGCCGGATGATCATCTCGACCGCGAGCTCGCCCAGCTCCACAGTCGGGATCGGAACCGTGGTCAGCGGCACGGCCCCGCTCGTCGCCGCGCTGTCCGAGCACACGGCCACCACGGAGATGTCGTCCGGCACCCGAAGCCCGCGCCGGTGCAGCTCGGCCAGCACGGTCGGCAGCACCGCCTCGTTGTTCACCACGAGCCCGGTCGGCTCCGTGGCCAGCAGCGCGTCCAGGCAGGCGCGGACCGCGTCGTAGTTGTGCGCGCACGGCCGCGCCTTGGCCACGACGCCGTGTGCCTGGGCGGCATCCGTGAGGCCGCTCAGGAACCGGCCGGCGGAGCTGATGCCGCGCTGGTACACCGACGGCGCCGGGCCCACCATCGCGATCGACCGGTGCCCCAGGTCGGCCAGGTGCTCGACGCAGCGGCCGCCCGCCGCCGCGAAGTCCAGGTCCACGCTGCTGAGGTCGACCGGCTGGTCCGGGGCGCCGATCAGCACCACGGGGCGGTCCAGCGCGAGCAGCGTCGGAACCCGCGGATCCGCCGCCTCCACCTCCATCACGATCAGCGCGTCCGCGATCGCCGACGAGATCACCCGGCGCAGGGCGGCCGGGCCCTCGTCCTTGGTGAGCAGCAACAGGTCCTGGTCGTGGTTGCGGGCCGCGGTCGCCACCGCCGCCACGAAGTCCATCACGGTCAGGTCCTCGCGCAGCGGCGCCACCAGCGCCAGCACGTTCGTGCGGCTGGTGGCCAGCGATCTCGCGCCGGCGTGCGGGTGGTAGCCCAGCTTGCGGATGCTCTGCTCCACCGCCCGCCGGGTCTGCGGCGAGATCGACCGCTTCCCACTGAGCACGTACGACACCGTGCTCGGCGCGACGCCCGCCGCCCGTGCGACATCGATGATGGTCACCACGGAAATTCGTCCCCTCGCGGAAGTCGGCCCCTCATGGAAGTCGGCCCTCATGGAAGTTGGAGCGCATCGACGACCCGTTCGACGCTAGAACACGCGATCCCGGCTGTGCAAGAAGGAGTTGAAAGCCTTCGAAACATTCGGGAATCCGAGACTGCAAACGGTTGTCGAATCCGTCGAACGTGCTGGTCCGTGACTTCTGTATCGATCACGCGATGTCCGTTTGTCGGTGCGGTTGTGCCCGACCGACGGGGAATTGCGCTGCGTTACCCGCCCATTTCAATTCGCAGTCGACGGAGGCCGCCGAACCGGTTCAGTCGAGTGACGCTCACCCGGCCGGGCCGATATTCGGTGGCGGCCGTTCCTAGGCTGATCAGGTGTCGAACACGAGTTGGGAGTGGGACGAGACGCTGTACGCCGGCAGCGCGGCCTACTACGCGCGCGGCCGGGTGCCGTACCCGACCGCGGTCGCGGAGGTCCTGGCCGAGGAGCTCGGTCTCGACGGATCGGGGCGGTTGCTGGACGTCGGCTGCGGGCCGGGCACGTTGACGCTGTTGCTGGCCGACAAGGTCGAGTGGGCGGTGGGGATCGACGCCGACCGCGGCATGATCGAGACGGCTTCCCGTTCCGGCGCAACGAATGTGGAGTGGCTCCGGCTGCGGGCCGAGCACCTGCCGGCCGGGCTGGGGGAGTTCCGGCTGATCACCTTCGCCCAGTCGTTCCACTGGATGGACCGGCCCCGGGTCGCGGCCGCCGCGCACGCGATGCTGACCGCCGACGGGGCCTGCGCGCATGTGCATGCCACCACCCACGAGGGTGTGTCCGGCGACGTC includes:
- a CDS encoding Na+/H+ antiporter, whose protein sequence is MLGLELVVALGVAVLVSGVVAQRFRVAPPVVLLTCGALLGFVPAVLDVHLPSEVVLLLFLPALLYWESLTTSLREIRFNLRGIVLVSTVLVVVTAGAVAATAHWLGMPWGPAWVLGAAVAPTDATAVGVLARMLPRRLITVLRAESLVNDGTALVIFAIAVGVTVGQEEFDAVHVGGLFLLAYLGGAAAGVVTATAMIPVRRRLADPLLANVAMILTPFLAFLLAEAIEASGVLAVVTAGLIMSQVGPRIGRAETRQLSQGFWGLATFILNGALFVLVGLESHAAVRGLASANLVRGLITVGAVCVVLVAVRIVFLFVSVYIIRAVDRRPSQRLRRVSHRSRIVSGLSGFRGAVSLAAALAVPETVVSGAGFPDRDMIVFVTAGVIIVTLVAQGLVLPGVVRWAHLPQDNSVAEERLMAQRTATEEAMAAMPLVAEELGTDPDVVERLNREFQKHLHVLHAGTEEDDADGPALRHDQHYTALRLALLARKRATVVRLRDENRIDDTVLRQIQARLDIEEVRLSQRELVD
- a CDS encoding LacI family DNA-binding transcriptional regulator, which gives rise to MVTIIDVARAAGVAPSTVSYVLSGKRSISPQTRRAVEQSIRKLGYHPHAGARSLATSRTNVLALVAPLREDLTVMDFVAAVATAARNHDQDLLLLTKDEGPAALRRVISSAIADALIVMEVEAADPRVPTLLALDRPVVLIGAPDQPVDLSSVDLDFAAAGGRCVEHLADLGHRSIAMVGPAPSVYQRGISSAGRFLSGLTDAAQAHGVVAKARPCAHNYDAVRACLDALLATEPTGLVVNNEAVLPTVLAELHRRGLRVPDDISVVAVCSDSAATSGAVPLTTVPIPTVELGELAVEMIIRQLGRDAQPETRLLAPRLTPRASTALRS
- a CDS encoding class I SAM-dependent methyltransferase, with amino-acid sequence MSNTSWEWDETLYAGSAAYYARGRVPYPTAVAEVLAEELGLDGSGRLLDVGCGPGTLTLLLADKVEWAVGIDADRGMIETASRSGATNVEWLRLRAEHLPAGLGEFRLITFAQSFHWMDRPRVAAAAHAMLTADGACAHVHATTHEGVSGDVPHEAIGELVRSFLGPVRRAGKGFLPEGTAGGETEIYRAAGFTGPTRLEIPGWDVPRTADEIVAAVFSLSGSTPHLFGDRRAEFEAALRELLGDRVYHERMREIAIDVWRP